Proteins encoded in a region of the Poecilia reticulata strain Guanapo linkage group LG14, Guppy_female_1.0+MT, whole genome shotgun sequence genome:
- the LOC103476169 gene encoding ubiquitin carboxyl-terminal hydrolase 46-like yields the protein MSRTKNYPSKIANQGNIQVSKYYGLINQGATCYLNSVLQVLFMTEGFREAVRSSKSSWKNTFTNGIDRKLCNLFNALTKETAETREVIKKLRIKNVHEQHDAAEYFERILTKTNDEAKQIFKGELTYRTVCQCKSXTDKIVSFWNLPLPLTDSHDKTYTVVDGIQEFFKNSEFTGENQLYCESCGNKCDATIQCKVKHHPEVVMLLLKRFEFNYHHMKYMKKCLPVDVSLTITLPEKQRYELYALVEHMGTLKSGXYMATIKPQNEDTWYEFNDSTVTRLENEEVKKXKLQKSDCVYLLFYRKSNTGTQSEGEMSVLLTPXSHEHNITGSRHNRVRRKEINEPNKRPSCFQAFSSPDASDLPNEDRRIACRNTNDSSTRPQKQCESKDKSGSFKR from the exons ATGAGTAGGACGAAAAATTACCCATCAAAAATCGCGAATCAAGGCAACATTCAAG TCAGTAAATACTATGGCTTGATAAACCAAGGAGCGACATGTTACCTGAACAGCGTGTTGCAGGTGCTGTTTATGACAGAAGGATTCAGAGAGGCTGTGAGGTCTTCAAAGAGCAG ctggaaaaatacatttacaaatggTATTGATCGTAAACTCTGCAACTTATTTAATGCATTAACCAAGGAAACAGCAGAAACCAGAGAAGTTATCAAGAAGTTGCGTATCAAAAATG TTCATgaacaacatgatgctgctgaGTACTTTGAGAGGATTTTAACAAAGACCAATGATGAGGCTAAGCAG ATATTTAAAGGAGAGCTAACATACAGGACAGTTTGTCAATGCAAAAGTRAAACAGACAAAATCGTCTCATTTTGGAATCTTCCTCTTCCACTGACGGACAGTCATGACAAAACTTATACTGTA GTGGACGGAATTcaggaattttttaaaaattcagaattcaCTGGTGAAAACCAACTTTACTGTGAAAGTTGTGGGAACAAATGTGATGCTACTATT CAATGCAAAGTAAAACATCATCCAGAGGTTGTGATGTTGCTGCTGAAGAGGTTTGAATTCAACTACCATCACatgaaatacatgaaaaagTGCCTTCCTGTGGATGTTTCATTGACTATCACTCTACCTGAG AAACAGAGATATGAACTGTATGCRTTGGTGGAACACATGGGGACTCTGAAGAGCGGAMATTACATGGCAACAATCAAGCCCCAGAATGAAGACACATGGTATGAGTTCAATGACTCTACTGTTACAAGG cTTGAAAATGAGGAAGTAAAAAAAGRCAAGCTTCAGAA ATCCGACTGTGTCTATCTTCTGTTTTACAGGAAATCAA ACACTGGTACACAAAGTGAAGGAGAAATGTCTGTCCTGCTAACTCCACMATCCCACGAACATAACATCACAGGATCACGTCATAACCGTGTGAGGCggaaagaaataaatgaacccAATAAAAGACCATCATGTTTCCAAGCCTTCTCATCTCCAGATGCTTCAGATTTGCCAAATGAAGACAGAAGAATTGCttgcagaaacacaaatgatTCAAGTACCAGACCACAAAAGCAATGTGAGAGTAAGGACAAATCAGGGAGTTTCAAGAG